The genomic stretch AAGCAGTAAAAGGAATTTCGGAAGTAATTACCAAACCCGGAGAAGTGAATATTGATTTTAATGATATCCGCAAAATCATGAGTAAGTCGCAAAAATCTTTTATCGGTATTGGGGAAGCCAGTGGGCCGGGCAGACATTTGGCTGCTATTAGAAAAGCTGTTTCTTCACCGCTACTGGAAAATGCGGATATTCGCGGAGCCAAGGGGTTTATCGTGCACTTTTTGGCAAATGAAGATTTGACCATGATGGAACAAGGCGAAGTAATGAACGTGATTCGTCAATATTCCAACAATGATACGATTGTTATGTTTGGTCAATCATATGATTCTTCGCTCAAAGATACGTTTAAGGTAACCGTCATTGCTACCGGATTTAGCGCCGAAAAAGCAAATGTATTTACCGGACGCCGGCCTATTCCCAGTGAAGAGCCGGAACCGTATGATATTACCAAAAATGTGTTTGCTTCTTTTGACGAGCCGAAAGCTCCCAGGCAAGAAGAAGATGATATGCTGGTGCCTGCCTTTTTACGCCGTAAAAAAAATAGTAACCGCTAAAAGGAGAAAATCATGGCTGTAGGACTTCAAAGTTTACTTAGAACGGTAGTAGATAATAAAGCCAGCGGATTGCACATCCGCGGGAACTCCAATGCATATGTGCGTTTGCACGGACAAATCAAACCGATTGATGATTCTTTTGTCAGTAATGAAGAAGTGAAAAAAATGGCTTATGCATGCATGGGAGAACGTGAAAAGAAAATTTTTGAACAGTATAGTACGGTGGACTTTTCTTTGGATGCTAAGTCCTATGGTCGTTTCCGTTTTAACGTGTTCCACCAAGCGGGCAAAATTGCCATGGCTATTCGTCACATCCCGCTTAAAATTCCTTCTTTCCAAGACTTAAATTTACCCGAAGAAGTACTCAAAAAAATTGCCGATAACCGCCGGGGACTGATTATTGTAACAGGTATGACCGGTTCCGGTAAAAGCTCCACATTGGCGGCTATTATTGACTATATTAATCACAACCGTAACGGACACATCATTACGATTGAAGATCCTATCGAATTTGTTCACACCGACGATAAGTGTATCGTTAGCCAGTTAGAGCTGGGGGTGGACACACCTTCTTATACCGGTGCTTTGCGCGGCGCGATGCGTCAAGATCCTGACACTATTATGCTTGGCGAATTGCGCGATACGGAAGTAATGAAAGCAGCTATTGCGGCGGCGGAAACGGGGCAACTCGTTTTGTGTACCATGCACACGGTGAACGTAGTGCAAAC from Elusimicrobiaceae bacterium encodes the following:
- a CDS encoding PilT/PilU family type 4a pilus ATPase, with translation MAVGLQSLLRTVVDNKASGLHIRGNSNAYVRLHGQIKPIDDSFVSNEEVKKMAYACMGEREKKIFEQYSTVDFSLDAKSYGRFRFNVFHQAGKIAMAIRHIPLKIPSFQDLNLPEEVLKKIADNRRGLIIVTGMTGSGKSSTLAAIIDYINHNRNGHIITIEDPIEFVHTDDKCIVSQLELGVDTPSYTGALRGAMRQDPDTIMLGELRDTEVMKAAIAAAETGQLVLCTMHTVNVVQTLARLTEAFPIEQHAQVRLQLSELVRGIICQRLLPTIEPGMIPALEILVSTPQVRKLILENRASDLVKAMQNGDFYGMNTFDQSLAALYKSNKVAIENIMAAATSPDALMMAVRGVTDSLEV